A single window of Hyla sarda isolate aHylSar1 chromosome 2, aHylSar1.hap1, whole genome shotgun sequence DNA harbors:
- the LOC130357521 gene encoding gastrula zinc finger protein XlCGF26.1-like: MWSSGAVFTRQAEQTNLLMRRHSLNEQKVYNMESLPESSGGTMSGLENPISENGSHTGEKTFSCPECGKYFSQNSHLVIHERTHTGEKPFSCPECVKSFSHKSNLKKHIKTHTGEKPFSCPECVKTFSQKPSLEIHMRTHTGEKPFSCPECVKCFSHKSSLVEHMRTHTGEKPFSCPECVKSFTQKSNLVDHMKIHTGKKPFSCPECVKCFTRKENLVHHMRTHTGEMLFSCPECVKSFTQKATLVDHMRTHTGEKPFSCPECVKCFSHKSSLLGHMRTHTGEKPFSCPECVKCFSHKSHLAGHMRTHTGEKPFSCTECVKYFSHKSSLVEHMRTHTGEKPFSCPECVKSFTQKANLVDHMRTHTGEKPFSCPECVRCFTRKENLVHHLRTHTGEKPFSCPECVKCFTQKATLLQHMKTHTGEKPFLCLECANCFTTKSHLVIHQRIHTGEKPFSSLVCGNVLG; this comes from the exons ATGTGGAGCTCCGGTGCTGTTTTTACCCGCCAGGCAGAGCAGACTAACCTCCTGATGAGACGCCACTCTCTCAATGAGCAGAAG GTCTATAATATGGAATCTTTGCCGGAAAGTTCTGGAGGAACAATGAGCGGACTAGAAAACCCCATATCAGAGAATG gatctcacacaggagagaagacattttcatgtccagaatgtggaaaatattttagTCAGAACTCACATCTTGTAATTcatgagagaactcacacaggagagaagccattttcatgtccggaaTGTGTGAAGAGTTTTAGTCATAAATCAAatcttaaaaaacatataaaaactcacacaggagagaagccattttcatgtccagaatgtgtaaAGACTTTTAGTCAAAAACCAAGTCTTGAAAtacatatgagaactcacacaggagagaagccattttcatgtccagaatgtgtgaagtgttttagtcataaatcaagtcttgtggaacatatgagaactcacacaggagagaaaccattttcatgtccggaatgtgtgaagagttttacacagaaatcaaatcttgtggATCATATGAAGATTCACACAGgaaagaagccattttcatgtccagaatgtgtgaagTGTTTTACACGAAAAGAAAATCTTGTGCatcatatgagaactcacacaggggagatgcTATTTTCATGTCCGGAATGTGTGAAGAGTTTTACACAGAAAGCAACTCTTGTGGatcatatgagaactcacacaggagagaagccattttcatgtccggaaTGTGTAAAGTGTTTTAGTCATAAATCAAGTCTTTTGGGtcatatgagaactcacacaggagagaagcccttttCATGCCCGGAATGTGTAAAGTGTTTTAGTCATAAATCACATCTTGCGGGtcatatgagaactcacacaggagagaagccattttcatgtacaGAATGTGTGAAGTATTTTAGTCATAAATCAAGTCTTGTGGaacatatgagaactcacacaggagagaagccattttcatgtccagaatgtgtaaAGAGTTTTACACAGAAAGCAAATCTTGTGGatcatatgagaactcacacaggagagaagccattttcatgtccagaatgtgtgagGTGTTTTACACGAAAAGAAAATCTTGTGCATCatttgagaactcacacaggagagaagccattttcatgtccagaatgtgtgaagTGTTTTACACAAAAAGCAACTCTTTTACAACATATgaagactcacacaggagagaagccatttttgtGCTTGGAATGTGCTAACTGTTTTACtacgaaatcacatcttgttattcatcagagaattcacacaggagagaagccattttcaagcttggtaTGTGGAAATGTTTTAGGCTGA